In Pseudoalteromonas carrageenovora IAM 12662, the following proteins share a genomic window:
- the fusA gene encoding elongation factor G, with protein sequence MADLSKYRNIGIFAHVDAGKTTTTERILKLTGTIHKTGEVHDGESTTDFMDQEAERGITIQSAAVSCFWKDHRFNVIDTPGHVDFTVEVYRSLKVLDGGVGVFCGSGGVEPQSETNWRYANESEVARIIFVNKLDRMGADFYRVTEQVRKVLGATPLIMTLPIGIEDDFVGVVDVLTKKAYIWDETGLPENYEITDVPADMVEKTEEYHEMLIETAVEQDDDLMEAYMEGEVPSLEDIKRCIRKGTRDLAFFPTFCGSAFKNKGMQLVLDAVVDYLPAPTEVDPQPLMDEDGNENGEHAIVSADEPFKALAFKIMDDRFGALTFVRIYSGKLNKGDTILNAFTGKTERVGRMVEMQADERKELTSAQAGDIIAIVGMKNVQTGHTLCDPKHPVTLEPMVFPTPVISIAVQPKDKGGNEKMGVAIGKMVAEDPSFQVETDEDSGETILKGMGELHLDIKVDILKRTYGVDLIVGQPQVAYRETITREIEDSYTHKKQSGGSGQFGKIDYRIKPGEVASGFTFKSSVVGGNVPKEFWPAVEKGFKSMMGEGVLAGFPVLDVEVELFDGGFHAVDSSAIAFEIAAKGAFRQSIPKAGAQLLEPIMKVDVFTPEDHVGDVIGDLNRRRGMLSDQEAGLTGVRIKADVPLSEMFGYIGSLRTMTSGRGQFSMEFSHYAACPQNVADTVIAAEKEKKAAK encoded by the coding sequence ATGGCAGATTTATCGAAGTACAGAAACATTGGTATTTTCGCGCACGTTGATGCGGGTAAAACCACTACTACTGAGCGTATCCTGAAGCTTACAGGTACTATCCACAAAACTGGTGAGGTTCATGATGGTGAATCTACTACAGATTTCATGGATCAAGAAGCTGAGCGCGGTATTACTATCCAGTCTGCGGCAGTAAGCTGTTTCTGGAAAGATCACCGTTTCAACGTTATCGATACTCCTGGACACGTTGACTTCACAGTTGAAGTTTACCGTTCACTTAAAGTATTAGATGGCGGTGTTGGTGTATTCTGTGGTTCTGGTGGTGTTGAGCCACAATCAGAAACTAACTGGCGTTACGCTAACGAATCAGAAGTTGCACGTATTATCTTCGTAAACAAATTAGACCGTATGGGTGCTGATTTTTACCGTGTAACTGAGCAAGTACGTAAAGTACTTGGTGCTACTCCACTAATCATGACTTTACCAATTGGTATTGAAGATGATTTCGTTGGTGTTGTAGACGTGCTAACTAAAAAAGCATACATCTGGGACGAAACTGGTCTTCCAGAAAACTACGAAATCACAGACGTTCCTGCAGACATGGTAGAAAAAACTGAAGAATACCATGAGATGCTTATCGAAACTGCTGTAGAGCAAGACGATGACCTAATGGAAGCGTACATGGAAGGTGAAGTACCTTCTTTAGAAGATATCAAGCGTTGTATCCGTAAAGGTACTCGTGACCTTGCTTTCTTCCCTACATTCTGTGGTTCTGCATTCAAAAACAAAGGTATGCAACTAGTACTTGATGCTGTTGTTGATTACTTACCAGCACCTACAGAAGTTGATCCTCAACCTCTTATGGATGAAGATGGTAACGAAAACGGCGAGCATGCAATTGTATCTGCTGATGAACCTTTCAAAGCGCTTGCATTCAAAATCATGGATGACCGTTTCGGTGCATTAACATTCGTACGTATCTACTCTGGTAAGCTTAATAAGGGTGACACTATCCTTAACGCGTTTACAGGTAAAACTGAGCGTGTTGGCCGTATGGTTGAGATGCAAGCTGATGAGCGTAAAGAATTAACTAGCGCACAAGCTGGTGACATCATCGCTATCGTAGGTATGAAAAACGTGCAAACTGGTCACACTTTATGTGATCCTAAGCACCCAGTAACACTTGAGCCAATGGTATTCCCAACTCCAGTAATCTCGATTGCTGTACAGCCTAAAGATAAAGGCGGTAATGAGAAAATGGGTGTTGCTATCGGTAAAATGGTTGCAGAAGATCCATCTTTCCAAGTTGAGACTGATGAAGATTCAGGCGAAACTATCCTTAAAGGTATGGGTGAGCTTCACTTAGATATCAAAGTTGATATCCTTAAGCGTACTTACGGTGTAGACCTTATCGTTGGTCAACCACAGGTTGCTTACCGTGAAACTATCACTCGTGAAATCGAAGATAGCTACACGCATAAGAAACAATCTGGTGGTTCTGGTCAGTTTGGTAAAATCGACTACCGCATCAAGCCAGGCGAAGTTGCTTCAGGCTTCACGTTTAAATCATCAGTTGTTGGTGGTAACGTACCTAAAGAATTCTGGCCTGCAGTTGAGAAAGGCTTTAAGTCAATGATGGGCGAAGGTGTTCTAGCTGGCTTCCCAGTACTAGACGTTGAAGTAGAACTTTTTGACGGTGGCTTCCACGCAGTGGATTCATCAGCAATCGCGTTCGAAATCGCTGCTAAAGGTGCTTTCCGTCAATCGATCCCTAAAGCGGGCGCACAACTTCTTGAGCCAATCATGAAAGTTGACGTGTTCACTCCAGAAGATCACGTTGGTGACGTAATCGGTGACCTTAACCGTCGTCGTGGTATGCTAAGCGACCAAGAAGCTGGTTTAACTGGCGTTCGTATTAAAGCTGATGTTCCGTTATCAGAAATGTTCGGTTACATCGGTTCACTACGTACAATGACATCAGGTCGTGGTCAGTTCTCTATGGAGTTCTCACACTACGCAGCATGTCCACAAAACGTAGCTGATACTGTAATCGCTGCAGAAAAAGAGAAAAAAGCTGCTAAGTAA
- a CDS encoding ExeM/NucH family extracellular endonuclease, producing the protein MFKTKITPLALVIASLSAPASADLIISEYIEGSSNNKAIELYNNADTELSLEGYTLGLYSNGSSSVGNSIDLTGTLAANTTYIISNPSAATAILNIADTTSTVTYYNGDDALVLTKDGVVVDSFGQVGVDPGSEWSEGGVATANKTLRRKNSITTGRTNSTATFNPSDEWEQFDIDTFDGLGSHAGDGGTAPAPDPEPEPLEPLICDADKTLISAVQGAGDASPLVDTVVEIEGIVTADFQGEDGLDGFFVTSLAADVDSDPMTSEGLFVYFTDTDVNVGDHVRVQGTVDEYYDSTQLADVTQIAVCGTGEVASATTISLPLDSQADLEAYEGMLVSLDQTLVVTNNYGLGRYGEVELATERLYQGTQIALPGDAANAVEAANLTKKILLDDGSTAQNSDPTAYPAAGLSAENTLRTGDTVNAVTGVVTYSFSTYRIHPTVTPQFIATNAREDAPEQSEEADLRIASFNVLNYFNGDGQGGGFPTSRGADSEEELVRQEAKLVSAISAMQADVVGLMEIENDGFGEFSAIASLVNALNDADTANNYAYVDFNVSQIGTDAITTALIYRADKVEEVGTAAITTDYPFDYSNRAPIAQSFKSLSTDEVFTVSVAHLKSKGSCGDDNNDDLGDGQGCWNEIRTEAATAFSNWLDGKPTGVEDEDIILVGDMNAYAMEDPIRKFDEKGYKNVVAELDGDTLSYSYSFSGRAGSLDHALATESLLSKVVAANDWHINADEPIVLDYNLEYKSEGHQSTLYSESAYRASDHDPVIIDIKSEVVLTPEEQTPVIAPDQVFAIDENSPIGTVIGTLDFSDPNADESPVVKFIVSGNDSVSINNQGQLIVAKDIDYEFENRITLIVQAQDSAGNVSSAETVAVKVNNLRSDDDNDAGSLLWLTLLLAPLSVLRRFKKK; encoded by the coding sequence ATGTTTAAAACAAAAATAACACCACTAGCACTTGTTATAGCAAGTCTCAGTGCACCAGCCTCCGCCGATCTAATCATTTCTGAATACATTGAAGGAAGCAGCAACAATAAAGCAATTGAGCTTTATAATAATGCAGACACTGAACTTTCTCTTGAAGGTTATACTTTAGGGCTCTATTCAAATGGTAGCAGCTCAGTTGGCAACTCAATTGACTTAACAGGTACATTGGCTGCCAATACAACCTATATCATTTCAAATCCTAGTGCCGCCACTGCCATTCTTAACATTGCAGATACAACCAGCACAGTAACTTATTATAACGGTGACGATGCCCTTGTTTTAACTAAAGACGGTGTGGTAGTTGATAGCTTTGGCCAAGTGGGTGTTGATCCAGGCTCAGAGTGGTCTGAAGGCGGTGTGGCTACAGCCAACAAAACGCTGCGCAGAAAAAATAGCATCACAACGGGACGAACTAATTCAACTGCAACTTTTAATCCTAGTGATGAATGGGAACAGTTTGATATTGACACCTTTGACGGCTTAGGCTCGCATGCTGGCGATGGTGGTACGGCTCCTGCGCCAGACCCTGAGCCAGAGCCACTAGAACCGCTTATATGTGACGCTGATAAAACGCTTATTAGCGCTGTACAAGGCGCAGGCGATGCAAGCCCATTAGTGGATACTGTTGTTGAAATTGAAGGCATTGTAACCGCTGATTTTCAAGGTGAAGATGGCTTAGATGGCTTCTTTGTTACCTCATTAGCAGCAGATGTAGATAGCGACCCAATGACCTCAGAAGGTCTATTTGTATACTTTACCGATACCGATGTAAATGTAGGTGACCACGTACGCGTACAAGGTACAGTTGATGAATACTACGACTCAACACAACTAGCAGATGTAACACAAATTGCAGTATGTGGTACTGGCGAAGTCGCCTCTGCAACTACAATAAGCCTACCATTAGACAGCCAAGCTGATCTAGAAGCCTACGAAGGTATGCTCGTAAGCCTAGATCAAACATTGGTTGTTACTAATAATTACGGCTTAGGTCGTTATGGTGAAGTAGAACTTGCCACTGAGCGTTTGTACCAAGGTACTCAAATTGCATTGCCAGGTGATGCAGCAAACGCTGTTGAAGCGGCTAACCTAACTAAAAAAATCTTATTAGACGATGGCTCTACAGCGCAAAACTCAGATCCAACGGCTTACCCAGCTGCAGGTTTATCTGCAGAAAACACACTACGTACTGGCGATACTGTAAATGCAGTAACAGGGGTAGTTACATACAGCTTTAGCACGTACCGTATTCATCCAACGGTTACACCGCAGTTTATAGCAACCAATGCGCGTGAAGATGCGCCGGAGCAAAGTGAAGAGGCCGATTTACGAATCGCTAGCTTTAACGTGCTTAACTACTTTAATGGTGATGGCCAAGGCGGTGGTTTCCCAACTAGCCGCGGTGCTGATTCAGAAGAAGAGCTTGTTCGCCAAGAAGCTAAGCTTGTTAGCGCTATTAGCGCCATGCAGGCAGATGTTGTTGGCCTAATGGAAATTGAAAACGATGGCTTTGGTGAATTTAGCGCTATTGCAAGTTTAGTAAATGCACTAAACGATGCTGATACAGCTAACAATTACGCTTATGTTGACTTTAATGTAAGCCAAATTGGTACAGATGCAATTACTACTGCCCTTATTTACCGCGCAGATAAAGTAGAAGAGGTAGGCACTGCGGCAATCACTACTGATTACCCATTTGATTACAGCAACCGCGCCCCTATTGCGCAAAGCTTTAAATCACTTTCAACAGATGAAGTATTTACAGTGTCTGTGGCGCACCTTAAATCTAAAGGTAGCTGTGGCGATGACAATAACGACGACCTAGGTGATGGCCAAGGCTGTTGGAATGAAATTCGTACCGAAGCTGCGACCGCATTTAGCAACTGGCTTGATGGAAAACCAACCGGTGTAGAAGACGAAGATATCATTCTTGTTGGTGATATGAACGCTTACGCAATGGAAGATCCAATCCGTAAGTTTGACGAAAAAGGCTATAAAAACGTAGTGGCTGAGTTGGATGGCGATACACTTAGCTACTCTTACAGCTTCTCTGGCCGTGCAGGTAGCCTTGACCACGCTTTAGCAACCGAGTCGTTACTTAGTAAAGTTGTTGCAGCAAATGATTGGCATATTAACGCTGATGAGCCAATTGTGCTTGATTACAACCTTGAATATAAAAGTGAAGGTCACCAATCAACGCTTTACTCAGAAAGTGCATACCGCGCGTCAGATCACGATCCTGTAATCATCGATATTAAGTCTGAAGTTGTACTAACTCCAGAAGAACAAACTCCTGTAATAGCGCCTGATCAGGTTTTTGCAATTGATGAAAATAGCCCTATAGGTACAGTTATTGGCACGCTAGATTTTAGCGACCCAAATGCAGACGAGTCTCCTGTAGTTAAGTTTATTGTTTCAGGTAACGATAGCGTTTCAATTAATAATCAAGGCCAGCTAATCGTTGCCAAAGATATTGATTATGAATTTGAAAACCGCATTACTTTAATAGTCCAAGCGCAAGACAGTGCTGGCAATGTATCAAGTGCTGAAACAGTTGCTGTAAAAGTAAATAACCTACGCTCAGATGATGACAATGATGCCGGTTCACTACTTTGGTTAACGCTTCTTTTAGCACCACTTTCTGTACTTCGCAGATTTAAAAAGAAATAA
- a CDS encoding response regulator — protein sequence MTYSVIIIEDEVEVAQLIAQYLLLPGGAAGSQIAKQSLRQAQYQVVGIAGNLSTATALLQAIEADLILLDIHLPDGNGLDLLSDLRRREIKSEVMLLTAAKEVETLEKAMQLGACDFLVKPLMLNRLDQALARFETRQQCFSDANEVTQSMVDSLFGSKEQTKPTVRLPKGVDQLTLQKIHDAFVQHDACAFTAQQMGDLVGVSRSTARRYLEFLLESEKLSADQSYGSIGRPERCYKIIN from the coding sequence ATGACCTATTCTGTAATTATAATTGAAGACGAAGTTGAAGTAGCGCAGCTAATTGCACAGTATTTATTGCTGCCAGGCGGTGCTGCGGGAAGTCAAATTGCAAAGCAGAGCTTGCGCCAAGCGCAGTATCAAGTGGTTGGTATTGCAGGTAATTTAAGTACTGCAACAGCCTTGTTACAAGCGATAGAGGCTGATCTTATTTTACTCGACATACACCTGCCTGATGGTAACGGACTGGATTTACTATCGGATTTACGCCGTCGTGAAATCAAAAGTGAAGTAATGCTGCTAACGGCGGCTAAAGAAGTCGAAACGCTTGAAAAAGCAATGCAACTAGGCGCCTGCGACTTTTTAGTTAAACCGTTAATGTTAAACCGCTTAGATCAAGCGTTAGCGCGTTTTGAAACGCGCCAGCAATGTTTTTCTGATGCAAACGAAGTAACACAATCTATGGTCGATTCTTTGTTTGGCTCTAAAGAGCAAACTAAACCAACGGTTAGGTTACCAAAAGGGGTTGATCAGCTTACCTTACAGAAAATTCATGATGCATTTGTACAACATGACGCCTGTGCCTTTACTGCTCAACAAATGGGCGATCTAGTTGGGGTGAGTCGTTCAACTGCTAGGCGCTATTTAGAGTTTTTACTAGAGTCAGAAAAGCTAAGTGCTGATCAAAGCTACGGCAGTATTGGTCGACCGGAGCGTTGCTACAAAATAATTAATTAA
- a CDS encoding glucan biosynthesis protein, whose product MKQLTQKLPQWPKKSAPLLGLLIIFSTWGNINQAIAATGDVAIPQSSLFDVISARAKKLASEEYVPPKNIELEALNNIDYQDYRSIRFKKDKSVWKDEGLYELQLFHPGFLYKTPVTINTVDGDSNRSRLPFSTDFYQYDGTAAPLQEEIAKSVAGTQLGHAGFRVHYPLNTNEYKDEVMVFQGASYFRVVGPNQVYGLSARGLAIDTAENSGEEFPMFKEFWLAKPKPDQTNITIFALLDSPSVSGAYKFNVDPTTNMLVDVDMQIFARKDIQKLGVAPLTSMFYHGENSTKFFDDYRPEVHDSDGLLTQSADDKWVWRPLNNPSQLSVTSFSYNNPKGFGLAQRDREFNNYLDTEAHYHNRPSLWIEPKGEWGNGRVELVEIPTDTETNDNIVSYWVPEKPMKAGDSLKLSYKMTTFNAFLTQHEKARVLRTRIGSAALPGEDNPPPPSHRQFTVDFTGSDINHLSEQLILDADIQLTTGEVTDVNVQKLPNSQGWRVAFKIAPQDDQPVDMRLSLKLRDKEISEVWSYVWYPNDIK is encoded by the coding sequence ATGAAACAATTAACCCAAAAACTGCCACAGTGGCCAAAGAAGTCAGCGCCATTACTGGGTCTACTTATTATTTTTTCAACTTGGGGCAATATCAACCAAGCAATAGCCGCAACAGGTGACGTAGCAATCCCGCAAAGTAGCTTATTTGATGTAATTAGCGCTCGCGCTAAAAAGCTCGCAAGCGAAGAATATGTACCACCTAAAAATATTGAACTTGAAGCGCTAAATAATATTGATTACCAAGACTACCGTTCAATTCGATTTAAAAAAGATAAGTCAGTTTGGAAAGACGAAGGCCTTTACGAATTGCAACTCTTCCATCCAGGATTTTTATATAAAACACCAGTTACAATAAATACTGTTGATGGCGACTCTAACCGTAGCCGCTTACCTTTTAGCACTGACTTTTACCAATACGATGGAACAGCAGCCCCTTTACAAGAAGAAATAGCAAAGAGTGTTGCCGGCACTCAGTTAGGCCATGCGGGCTTTCGTGTGCATTACCCATTAAATACCAACGAGTATAAAGACGAAGTGATGGTATTTCAGGGAGCATCGTATTTTAGAGTTGTTGGACCAAACCAAGTGTATGGTTTATCTGCTCGCGGCTTAGCAATAGATACCGCTGAAAACTCAGGTGAAGAGTTTCCGATGTTCAAAGAGTTTTGGTTGGCTAAACCAAAACCAGATCAAACTAATATTACTATTTTTGCTCTACTAGATAGCCCTTCAGTGTCTGGCGCATATAAGTTTAATGTAGACCCTACAACAAACATGCTTGTTGATGTTGATATGCAAATTTTTGCGCGTAAAGATATTCAAAAGCTGGGTGTAGCACCGCTAACAAGTATGTTTTATCACGGCGAAAACAGCACTAAGTTTTTTGATGATTACCGCCCTGAGGTTCATGACTCAGACGGCTTACTAACTCAATCAGCCGATGATAAATGGGTATGGCGCCCACTTAACAATCCTTCTCAGTTAAGTGTTACATCGTTCTCATACAATAATCCAAAAGGTTTTGGTTTAGCCCAGCGTGACCGTGAGTTTAATAATTACCTTGATACAGAAGCGCATTATCATAACCGCCCTAGCCTATGGATTGAACCGAAAGGCGAATGGGGAAATGGCCGTGTAGAGCTAGTAGAAATACCGACCGATACAGAAACTAACGACAATATTGTAAGTTACTGGGTACCTGAAAAGCCAATGAAAGCTGGGGATTCATTAAAACTAAGCTACAAAATGACTACCTTTAATGCCTTTTTAACTCAGCATGAAAAAGCGCGTGTACTACGAACAAGAATTGGTAGCGCAGCCTTGCCAGGTGAAGATAATCCGCCACCACCAAGTCACCGCCAATTTACCGTAGACTTTACAGGCTCAGATATAAATCACCTTTCTGAGCAACTAATACTAGACGCAGACATTCAACTTACAACGGGTGAAGTAACCGATGTAAATGTGCAAAAACTTCCAAATTCACAAGGATGGCGTGTAGCCTTTAAAATTGCACCACAGGACGATCAACCCGTTGATATGCGTTTATCGTTAAAATTACGTGACAAAGAAATTAGCGAGGTATGGAGTTATGTTTGGTACCCAAATGACATCAAGTAA
- the mdoH gene encoding glucans biosynthesis glucosyltransferase MdoH, with translation MFGTQMTSSNRGKGTPMPFKTLRVWLFAIAALGTSGYGISIMFEILSSNGMTLLEYALLVLFSITFAWIVTAFCSGTIGFVLQLFRIDPLTLKRIKPIKFDNTALAQQKTAVVMPIYNEDTHRVIAGFEVSLQSLKETGQLDNFDFYLLSDTQDSEIAKNELSAWHALCERLGDTAKHVFYRRREDNKHRKVGNLTDFCERWGSQYDHMIVLDADSVMTGKCMLELTTSMINNPQAGLIQTIPIPVRQDTFFGRFLQFASVLYSPMLATGSAFWQTDKANYWGHNAIIRVEAFINYCGLPTLEGNAPFGGEILSHDFVEASLLHSAGWDVLLLSEIEGSYEEVPSNILDYAVRDRRWVQGNIQHLGLLSSSKLKLMSKLHFLLGATAYISSLIWLSMLALSTIDAVTRALNSDVYFNRVYQLFPTWQIAKTDLIDSLLYLTIVILLMPKLMGVIVTLIHRNKRFGGSIRLILGSIIETVFAIIVAPLMMVFHAYFVLCVFLGKKVKWDAQPREGRMVPWKEAFGYTLFSTLVAIAWGSVAYYFTPVFFWWLSPILLGLILGAPIIRYTSSIKLGVQLRKMGIFICPSEVDNDTTLEALKTHLKEISVPKEGAYPQTTPSLPQEHMVTMPIQSFSKSRKLKMKALKAKAIKKFN, from the coding sequence ATGTTTGGTACCCAAATGACATCAAGTAATAGAGGAAAAGGCACACCCATGCCATTCAAAACACTCAGAGTATGGTTATTTGCCATTGCTGCCTTAGGCACATCGGGGTACGGCATATCTATTATGTTTGAGATTTTAAGCTCAAACGGTATGACCTTGCTTGAATATGCCCTTTTGGTTTTATTCTCTATTACCTTTGCATGGATAGTAACGGCTTTTTGCAGTGGTACAATTGGTTTTGTGCTGCAATTATTTCGTATCGACCCATTAACATTAAAACGTATTAAACCTATTAAGTTTGATAATACAGCCCTTGCTCAGCAAAAAACGGCTGTAGTTATGCCTATTTATAACGAAGATACTCACCGAGTTATTGCTGGCTTTGAAGTTAGCCTGCAATCTTTAAAAGAAACTGGTCAGCTTGATAATTTTGATTTTTATTTATTAAGTGACACACAAGACTCAGAAATAGCTAAAAATGAGTTAAGTGCTTGGCATGCATTATGTGAACGTCTTGGTGATACTGCCAAACACGTATTTTATCGTCGCCGCGAAGACAACAAACACCGTAAAGTAGGTAACCTTACCGACTTCTGCGAACGTTGGGGTAGCCAGTACGATCACATGATTGTACTTGATGCCGATAGCGTAATGACGGGTAAATGTATGTTAGAACTAACAACTAGCATGATTAATAACCCACAAGCTGGCTTAATTCAAACAATCCCTATCCCTGTGCGCCAAGACACCTTTTTTGGCCGTTTTTTACAGTTTGCTTCGGTGCTTTATAGCCCAATGCTCGCTACTGGCTCTGCTTTTTGGCAAACAGATAAAGCCAACTACTGGGGCCACAATGCAATTATTCGTGTTGAAGCATTCATTAATTATTGTGGTTTACCAACACTTGAAGGTAACGCACCTTTTGGCGGCGAAATTTTAAGTCATGACTTTGTTGAAGCGTCGTTACTTCATAGTGCTGGTTGGGATGTACTACTACTATCTGAAATTGAAGGTAGTTATGAAGAAGTACCAAGTAATATTCTAGATTACGCTGTACGTGACAGACGTTGGGTACAAGGTAATATTCAGCACTTAGGGCTATTATCTTCATCAAAATTAAAACTAATGAGTAAACTGCACTTTTTATTAGGTGCAACAGCATATATCTCGTCATTAATTTGGCTCTCTATGCTTGCACTTAGCACTATAGATGCTGTTACTCGTGCGCTAAACAGTGACGTTTACTTTAACCGTGTTTATCAGTTATTCCCTACTTGGCAAATAGCTAAAACAGATCTAATTGATTCGTTACTTTACTTAACGATCGTTATTTTATTAATGCCTAAATTGATGGGCGTAATTGTTACTCTTATCCACAGAAACAAACGCTTTGGTGGCTCAATTAGACTTATACTGGGCTCAATTATCGAGACCGTATTTGCAATTATTGTTGCGCCATTAATGATGGTCTTTCATGCTTATTTTGTACTGTGTGTATTTTTAGGTAAAAAAGTAAAATGGGATGCTCAACCTCGCGAAGGGCGAATGGTCCCATGGAAAGAAGCATTTGGTTATACATTATTTTCAACTTTAGTGGCCATAGCTTGGGGTAGTGTTGCGTATTACTTTACGCCTGTATTCTTTTGGTGGTTATCTCCTATTTTACTCGGTTTGATTTTGGGAGCTCCAATTATTCGCTACACAAGTAGTATCAAGCTTGGTGTACAACTAAGAAAAATGGGAATATTTATTTGCCCTAGTGAAGTTGATAACGACACAACATTAGAGGCGCTTAAAACGCACTTGAAAGAGATTTCAGTACCAAAGGAAGGTGCTTATCCACAAACTACCCCATCTCTTCCTCAAGAGCATATGGTTACAATGCCTATCCAAAGCTTTAGTAAGTCACGCAAGCTAAAGATGAAAGCGCTAAAAGCTAAAGCGATAAAAAAGTTTAATTAG
- a CDS encoding ATP-binding protein encodes MINTNKLNPLQSMVKKPKRLETRLIIWVTGLCVLQAILFGALVYQLTAQSLHNHIGDKALAVANSIATRTDVINALEIKNDLSAFNSQIETLTELTGADFIVVGDINALRIIHPDERKIGKPMVGGDSQNALNGERYISVAHGSMGESIRGKVPVYNANNEIIGLVSVGFLVQSINPLILSRSAEILIWGLLLVGLSIVAAVYIGQRVRNAIFGLQPDEIGRLFSEQDAILNTVRSGIIALEPDGKVRKLNQRACEILDKPTSTINKNLTLEDLLPEHAEFLLRNQSRKIVGFELFAADKRIILSRFSLQVQGQTDGILLSMRPSDELEYLSQQLTKVQAFAELLRVQTHDYSNKLNLIGALVQMGKNEQAIELIGQESQGSQAQIHNLLERIQDPVLAGLLVGKYHKARELNVTLELNPDSLLGVIARKDMLERVVSILGNLIDNAIEAAIRASDTRDPVVRVTVDETSQTLLFDVEDTGFGLGSDHEVIFTPQFSSKSGAQHGIGLYLVKTNLDSCRGSLEIGESDLLGARLSVYIPK; translated from the coding sequence ATGATTAACACCAACAAGCTAAACCCTTTGCAAAGCATGGTCAAAAAACCTAAACGATTAGAAACACGTTTAATTATTTGGGTAACAGGGCTATGTGTTTTACAAGCAATATTGTTTGGGGCGTTGGTGTATCAGCTTACAGCGCAAAGTTTACATAACCACATAGGTGATAAAGCACTGGCGGTAGCTAATAGTATTGCAACACGTACAGATGTAATAAATGCGTTAGAGATAAAAAACGACTTATCAGCGTTTAACTCGCAAATAGAGACCCTCACAGAGCTCACAGGTGCTGACTTTATTGTAGTTGGCGATATTAATGCACTGCGCATTATACATCCAGATGAGCGAAAAATTGGTAAACCTATGGTTGGGGGAGATAGCCAAAACGCTCTTAATGGTGAACGCTATATATCGGTTGCGCATGGCAGTATGGGGGAGTCTATTCGTGGAAAAGTACCCGTATATAATGCTAATAATGAAATTATAGGATTAGTGTCTGTTGGCTTTTTGGTGCAATCAATTAATCCGCTTATTTTATCGCGTAGTGCTGAAATACTTATTTGGGGACTACTGCTTGTTGGCTTGAGTATTGTAGCGGCTGTTTATATTGGGCAGCGAGTACGTAATGCAATATTTGGATTACAACCTGATGAAATAGGAAGGTTATTTTCAGAGCAGGATGCTATTTTAAATACGGTCCGAAGCGGTATTATTGCACTTGAACCCGATGGCAAAGTCCGAAAGTTAAACCAACGTGCCTGCGAAATTTTGGATAAACCAACATCTACAATTAATAAAAACCTCACCCTTGAAGATCTACTACCAGAACATGCTGAATTTTTACTGCGAAATCAAAGCCGTAAAATTGTTGGGTTTGAGCTGTTTGCAGCAGATAAACGGATTATTTTGTCGCGCTTTTCTTTACAGGTTCAGGGCCAGACCGATGGCATTTTACTCAGTATGCGCCCATCTGATGAACTGGAATATTTAAGCCAGCAGCTAACAAAAGTACAAGCATTTGCGGAGCTACTACGTGTGCAAACCCATGATTACTCAAATAAACTAAACCTGATTGGGGCTTTGGTGCAAATGGGTAAAAATGAGCAAGCAATTGAACTTATAGGGCAAGAGAGCCAGGGCTCTCAAGCGCAAATTCATAACTTACTTGAACGAATTCAAGACCCTGTACTAGCCGGTTTGCTAGTGGGTAAATACCATAAAGCACGAGAGCTTAATGTTACATTAGAGCTAAACCCAGATAGCCTGCTAGGTGTTATAGCGCGCAAAGATATGCTCGAAAGGGTAGTCTCCATCTTAGGCAACTTAATAGATAACGCCATAGAAGCGGCTATTAGAGCTTCAGATACTCGCGACCCGGTTGTAAGAGTGACGGTGGATGAAACCAGTCAAACTTTATTGTTTGATGTAGAAGATACCGGGTTTGGCTTAGGTTCAGACCACGAGGTTATTTTTACGCCACAATTTAGCTCTAAATCTGGGGCGCAACATGGTATCGGTTTGTATTTGGTTAAAACCAATTTAGACTCGTGCCGTGGTAGTTTAGAAATAGGTGAGTCTGATTTACTAGGGGCGCGCTTAAGTGTTTATATTCCAAAATAA